The genomic segment ATCTTAGTTATGGGTTCGGTATAATCGTCGGATTAATGTTGGCATTCATTCTCGGTCGTGCGTTAAGAGTTCTATCAGTGCAGCTCTGGAGCCTGAATCGGAATGTTGCTGTTCGTGCAATCCCATTGTTCGTCTTTGTGAACACATTTAATGTTGTCAGGGGCGGGACCGGTTTTCTACAGTCCGTGGTTATATTCGTGATCGTTGCTTGTTTCGTAATCGGGTTCAGGCCGATGGGCGGAGAAGTAGCTCGCTTAGTTCGCTTGGTGGTGCTCCCGATGAGAGCGAGAGAGCGAAAGTGAAAGTGTTCTTTTACCCCCATAGCTATCTCCGCGACAGGCAACTGGATACAATCCGTCGTTGGCCTGCGAACGAGGCTATCAATCGCGAGCTGCTTCAGGTTCGCACGGGGGCACAGGTAAGCGCAGTTGACGCGACTGCACCTAAGCTAGGGCGGTCATGGAAGCAGAAGCTCCCCTTGGTCAATGTCAAGGTGCGGCCCAAGGGGACGCCGAGGGATGCAGTGGTCTATGTATGGGGCGGGATTATCGCCACTGGAGATTTCATCGTCGACCTGGACAGTCCGTGGGCACTTGTCGGCTATAACCTCCTGGCAATGCCGATATATCGACGATTCCTTAAACGCGTTCTTCTCTCGGACCGATGCCGTCAAATTCGATGCATGAGTGAGGCCTGTAGGAAAAGCTTGAGGAGCCTGTTTGGAGAGCGCGTCTACCAAAAGGCGAGCGTTCATTATCCCTGTATTCCACAAGTGGTTCAATCGGTAGATGGTTTGGCTCAAGATGGATGTCGCTTTCTTTTCGTTGGTACTCAGTTTGATATCAAGGGCGGTGTGGCGCTACTTAAAGCATTTCAGCGGGTGTATGAACGAGCACCGACGGCGACATTGGACGTCGTCACGCACCTCCCGTCACAACACGTCGAACTTGCTTCGCGCTGTCCAGGAAGTCGGGTACACCGTGCGCAGTTTACCAGGGAACAGATCCACGAACAGTTCATGCGCAAGGCCGATGTGCTGGTACTGCCAAGTTATGTAGAGTCCTTTGGGATGGTGGTGCTTGAAGCGTTGGCTTACGGCCTAGGGGTGATTGCTACTGATGTCTATGCATTGGGGGAGATGGTCATAGATGGTCGGAATGGAAGTCTTATTAAGCCTCCTATATCGGTCTGGGATGATGTAATGCCTTCCCCCTACTTTTATGATCTAGAGAATATCAAGGCGCACATAGTGAAGACCGACACCTCGGCCTTTGAAGATACCCTTGTGAGTGCCATGCTTCGGTTCGCGATTGACGCTGACTGGCGTGCCTCAGCTCGAAGGGAGAGCGTCCGTCTTATGAAGACTCGGTTTGATTGTAGGCCACAAGGCATCTTACGATGAAGAACGTTTCAACTGAACTAACCGAACTAGATGAGGGGAAATGTGCCCCGGTGTTCTCTATCATAATTCCGGTTCTTAACCGGGTCCGCTATTTGCCGGGCTGCCTAAAGAGTGTTCAATCGCAAACTTATAGCGATTATGAAATAGTTGTTATCGACAATGGCAGCACGGACGGCAGCTATGAGCTCGCAATGTCGTTGGCTCAAGAAGACGCGCGTATTAAGTTGGTGAGAGAGCCGCGAAGAGGACTTGCATTTGCCAGAAATCGTGGAATCGTGTCCGCAGGGGGTAAATGGTTAATCCTGTTGGATTCGGACAATCAGCTTTTCGATAAATTTACGCTCTCGAGAATATCTAGCATTATCGCAGATAGGCCGGAGGCTATTGGGTTGCTGACAAATTCTGTTGACCAGAACGGTGTTGTGATAAGTGGTGGTAAGTTCTCTGAAGAAGCAGTGTCGCTCAAGGATTATCTGTCACATTTCGGTGAAATGGCGCATGTTGTGTCAGGGTCGTGGTTTAGAAAGAACCTTTATCCGGAAGTTGAAGGTGCGGTCACCGAGTTCCCGTGGTTGGTGTGGATACCGATGGTTCTAACTAAGAAGGTCTATGCGGAATCGGTGTCGCTTATTCGGTATTCTACGGCTACGGAGGGGTCAATAGGTAATAGTCGGACGTCGGTCAAATGGGCAAGGGATATGACCAGATACTACTCTGAGATTCTCAAGAGACATGGTAAACAGATACTGCTCGCGAAACCAAGTGTGGCCATCAAGTGCTTACTAAAGCTACTCTTGTATGCCCGCGCGGCCGGAGCGAAGGCTGAGGGTGGCGTCGTACTCTCCCCCGCCGAGAATGTATTATCGAAGGTCGTTTTCGTTGTCCCGCCTCAGGTGGCAATAGGGATTATTGATAGATGGAGAGGGGTAGCCGCTTGAAGAGGGCCGTTTCCAAAAACACGGGACCTGAGCGCCATACCGGAGTGCCGTTTCTGAGGGCGAGTCAAAACTCGATACGGGAGGACTGGCTTTAAAGCGATGTGGGAAATGGCCGCTTGAAAAGGTAAGGCAGGGGCGCCTTTCAATCCGAAACGCGAGTATCGCCGGTGTGTAAGCCGATCTAGATTTTCTACAGATGCTTGAGCAAACCGCACTGGTTGTGAGAGAGGGAAATGGCACATAGGGAGGAAATCGAGCGTGGTGACAGATTCGGATTCGGCGCCAATTGGTCTAAATTTGTAGGTTTATTGAGTCAGGATAGGATCAATGCCGCAGAAAAGTCGCTATGCGAACTGCTCAATGTGAACACGTTGAGAGGTAAATCGCTACTGGATATTGGCTCTGGAAGCGGGTTGTTCAGTCTAGCTGCCAAGCGGCTTGGTGCGAAGGTCCATTCGTTTGACTATGATTGTCAATCTGTTAGATGCACACAAGAGCTGAAGTGGCGATTCTTTAAGGAAGACCGCGAATGGGCGATTGAGGAAGGTTCTGTTCTAGACGTGGAGTTCTTGGAACGGTTGGGCAGCTTTGACGTTGTTTACTCATGGGGAGTTCTGCACCATACGGGGGAAATGTGGCGCGCTCTCGATAATGTCGTGCGAAGCGTTCGATTAGATGGTGCTTTGTGCTTGGCGATATATAACGATCAGGGATGGATTAGTAAATACTGGCTGGTTGTTAAGCGCATATATAATCGGAGTACGGTTGGTCGTACGGCAATTATTATGTTGCATGCGCCATATCTCTTTGGACTACGTTATCTGATCCGAGCCTTGACAGGTCGCCTTTCTGGTGAGAGAGGAATGTCTCTCTGGTATGACATGATTGACTGGCTTGGCGGATATCCATTTGAGGTGGCTAAGCCGGAGGCAATTTATAAGTTTGTCGAAGGGAAGGGGTTTGTTCTGGAAAAACTGAAAACATGTCGCGGCCGTCATGGATGTAACGAATTTGTATTCAGGAAGAGTAATGCATCGGCGTGTTCTACTTCTCTTCTCCAGCAGTGAACTTGGTGGCGCCGAGCGCAGCCTAACGCGCATGGCCGTGGTGCCTTCAAGCGTAGAGTATCACCTCTCGACGCTGGACGGCGAGGGGCCATGGTGCGAGTGGGTGCGGGGCATGGGGCGAGAGCCTGTTGTCTTTGGGCGTCGTCAAGGCGCGGGCGGGCACGGCAAATTCGGCTGGCGGGCGCTTGTTGCCCTGTGGCGTTACGTTCGGCGCGAGCGAATCGCAGTGATTTACGTTTGCGGCATCCGTGCCGCATTCATGCTTAGGTGGCTGAAGACTGTTATGCCGGGGGTGCGGCTCATTCAAGGTGTGCGCTGGAACCCGGATTCTGATTCTCGACTCGACCGGGGATTCAGACTTGCGGAGCGATGGCTTCATGGGTTGGTGGATGGTTATATCACGAACTCGAAAATTGCCGCCGATACGCTGATCAGGAGGTGCAAGGTTCCTGCGGGGCGGGTTCGGGTAATTTACAACGGACTTGCAGGTCTGCCGGAAGCGATTTGCCCAATGGCCGAGCGCCCCCTGGAAGTGCTGACGGTGGCGAACTTCAGTCCGCGTAAGGGCCATCGAGAGTATCTGGAAGCCGTTCGGTTGGTGCTTGATGCCGTACCTGATGCCCGGTTTGTGTTCGTTGGCCGTGATGACATGAACGGGGCGATTCAGCGTGCTATTGAGGTAGCCGGACTGTCCTATGCGGTTCGGTGTGAAGGTTTTCAGGTCGATGTTTCTGCTTATTTCCTGCGAGCCAGGGTGTTTGTGCTGCCATCCCTTTGGGATGAAGGGTGCCCAACGGCATTGCTTGAGAGTTTTGCATGGAGCTGCCCGGTTGTAGCCTACGGGATCGATGGTATTCCCGAATTAGTCAACAACGCTGAAGATGGGTTCATAGTGCCGGTGCGAGATGCGCATGGACTAGCGTCGCGCATCGTTGACCTTCTCAAGAACACGAAGTCTGCAGAACTGTATGGTCTGTCAGGTAGAGAAAAGGTGGCCAAAGCATTTAGTTTGGCTACTAGCGCGAAATTACATGGAGAAGTGTTTTCGCAAGTGACGCAAGGTTGAACCTGGAAGGTTCTCATGAAGAAGGCGGATCCGAAGCCTAAAGTAGTTGGGGATAGTGTAGTTAATGCTCTGTGCGGGTGTCGCTGCGACATCGGGTCGGGCTTGGCGGAGGCGCATCTGACGATACTCACGGCGGCGGTGGCGATGGTTGAACCATCTTGGTCCGCGGACAATCAGGATGTGCCCACGGAGATATGGTCATCGGATATGTCCGATTACGGCGACACCCGAGTGACTCCAGGGGTCGGAGTGGGGTTGGGCAGAGTCTTTGCGAGGAGCTGCGGACCTGGAGGCGGTGGGATTGAGCCGTGGCGTGGTAACGATCGCGGGACACGAGCACTTGGTAGGGTGGGATAGCCTTCCTCGGCTGTTAATAGGTCTTAGGTATCTCGAGTGGCGGCAAAACTGGGATAAAGGGCGCAAGACATGTGTGGCCTAGCCGGTATGTTGGGGCTCAAAGCACTTGACAAGCCGAATGTCTCGTCAGTGACGAGACAGATGATTGGTCAATTGCACCACCGAGGCCCGGACGATCAGGGGGTATGGTGCGACACAGACGCCGGCATTGCTTTGGGCCATCGGCGGCTTTCTATCCTCGATCTTTCCCCTGAAGGGCATCAGCCGATGCATTCCGCCTGTGGGCGGTATGTGATTGCGTTCAACGGCGAGGTCTATAACTTTGGGGAAATCAAGGCGGCCCTGGAGAAGCAAGGCGCTGATCCCAAATGGCGCGGGCACTCAGATACCGAGGTGGTACTGGCCGCAATCAGTGCATGGGGGCTGAAGCAGGCGCTGGCGCGGTTCGTCGGCATGTTCGCGTTCGCCATCTGGGATCGGCTCGAACACTGTCTGTATCTCAGCCGCGATCGTTTGGGCGAAAAGCCGATTTACTATGGGTGGTGCGGAAATGTGTTTCTCTTCGGTTCTGAGCTCAAGGCCCTCCGCGCTCATCCTGCTTGGCGGGGAGAAATCGACCGCGATGCCCTGGCCCTCTATTTCCGGCACAATTACGTTCCCACCCCTTATTCCATCTATCGGGGCGTCTTCAAACTTGTGCCGGGAACGTATCTTCAGTTGACTGCAGAAGACGCGCTCAAACAGGATCTGCCGCAGCCAGTGACCTACTGGTCAGCGAAGCATGTGGCCGAAGAGGGCACGCGCCGTCTCTTCCAAGGCGACGAACGTGAGGCGATTTCGCAGCTTGAGCATCTCTTGCGTGAAGTGGTGGCGGGGAAGATGGTGGCGGATGTGCCGCTCGGTGCGTTCCTCTCAGGCGGGATCGACTCCTCGACTGTTGTGGCTCTGATGCAGGCGCAGAGCCGTCGGCCCGTCAAAACCTTTACGATTGGTTTTTATGAGCAAGGCTATAACGAAGCCGAATACGCCCGAGAGGTGGCCAAACATCTGGGGACCGATCACACCGAACTCTATGTGACTCCGGAAGAGGTGATGGATGTGATCCTGAGGTTGCCCGACC from the Nitrospirota bacterium genome contains:
- a CDS encoding glycosyltransferase family 4 protein, translated to MVNVKVRPKGTPRDAVVYVWGGIIATGDFIVDLDSPWALVGYNLLAMPIYRRFLKRVLLSDRCRQIRCMSEACRKSLRSLFGERVYQKASVHYPCIPQVVQSVDGLAQDGCRFLFVGTQFDIKGGVALLKAFQRVYERAPTATLDVVTHLPSQHVELASRCPGSRVHRAQFTREQIHEQFMRKADVLVLPSYVESFGMVVLEALAYGLGVIATDVYALGEMVIDGRNGSLIKPPISVWDDVMPSPYFYDLENIKAHIVKTDTSAFEDTLVSAMLRFAIDADWRASARRESVRLMKTRFDCRPQGILR
- a CDS encoding glycosyltransferase family A protein translates to MKNVSTELTELDEGKCAPVFSIIIPVLNRVRYLPGCLKSVQSQTYSDYEIVVIDNGSTDGSYELAMSLAQEDARIKLVREPRRGLAFARNRGIVSAGGKWLILLDSDNQLFDKFTLSRISSIIADRPEAIGLLTNSVDQNGVVISGGKFSEEAVSLKDYLSHFGEMAHVVSGSWFRKNLYPEVEGAVTEFPWLVWIPMVLTKKVYAESVSLIRYSTATEGSIGNSRTSVKWARDMTRYYSEILKRHGKQILLAKPSVAIKCLLKLLLYARAAGAKAEGGVVLSPAENVLSKVVFVVPPQVAIGIIDRWRGVAA
- a CDS encoding class I SAM-dependent methyltransferase: MAHREEIERGDRFGFGANWSKFVGLLSQDRINAAEKSLCELLNVNTLRGKSLLDIGSGSGLFSLAAKRLGAKVHSFDYDCQSVRCTQELKWRFFKEDREWAIEEGSVLDVEFLERLGSFDVVYSWGVLHHTGEMWRALDNVVRSVRLDGALCLAIYNDQGWISKYWLVVKRIYNRSTVGRTAIIMLHAPYLFGLRYLIRALTGRLSGERGMSLWYDMIDWLGGYPFEVAKPEAIYKFVEGKGFVLEKLKTCRGRHGCNEFVFRKSNASACSTSLLQQ
- a CDS encoding glycosyltransferase — encoded protein: MHRRVLLLFSSSELGGAERSLTRMAVVPSSVEYHLSTLDGEGPWCEWVRGMGREPVVFGRRQGAGGHGKFGWRALVALWRYVRRERIAVIYVCGIRAAFMLRWLKTVMPGVRLIQGVRWNPDSDSRLDRGFRLAERWLHGLVDGYITNSKIAADTLIRRCKVPAGRVRVIYNGLAGLPEAICPMAERPLEVLTVANFSPRKGHREYLEAVRLVLDAVPDARFVFVGRDDMNGAIQRAIEVAGLSYAVRCEGFQVDVSAYFLRARVFVLPSLWDEGCPTALLESFAWSCPVVAYGIDGIPELVNNAEDGFIVPVRDAHGLASRIVDLLKNTKSAELYGLSGREKVAKAFSLATSAKLHGEVFSQVTQG
- the asnB gene encoding asparagine synthase (glutamine-hydrolyzing); translation: MCGLAGMLGLKALDKPNVSSVTRQMIGQLHHRGPDDQGVWCDTDAGIALGHRRLSILDLSPEGHQPMHSACGRYVIAFNGEVYNFGEIKAALEKQGADPKWRGHSDTEVVLAAISAWGLKQALARFVGMFAFAIWDRLEHCLYLSRDRLGEKPIYYGWCGNVFLFGSELKALRAHPAWRGEIDRDALALYFRHNYVPTPYSIYRGVFKLVPGTYLQLTAEDALKQDLPQPVTYWSAKHVAEEGTRRLFQGDEREAISQLEHLLREVVAGKMVADVPLGAFLSGGIDSSTVVALMQAQSRRPVKTFTIGFYEQGYNEAEYAREVAKHLGTDHTELYVTPEEVMDVILRLPDLYDEPFSDSSQIPTFLISQLARRHVTVSLSGDGGDELFAGYNRYFWGRNIWKTVGWMPRGMREMAARAVTAVSPQGWDRLFDSLGPLLPSRIKQQAPGDKLHKLADILSVDSPEAMYHGLVSHWRNPASVVLCAGEPPTILTDKAQWANLSDFTQRMMYLDTVSYLPDDILVKVDRASMAVSLEARVPFLDHRVVEFAWRIPLSMKIRQGQGKWLLRQVLYCYVPKALIERPKTGFGIPLDRWLRGPLREWAEELLDEKRLKDEGFFNPAPIREKWLEHLSGKRSWQYHLWDVLMFQAWKERWC